The following DNA comes from Streptomyces sp. Ag109_O5-10.
CTACGCCCGCGGCGTCAACGGCTCGACCGGCGAGCTCCATGATATTTCGAATTTCCACAACATCCCCTAACCGTGCCGGCCTAAACCCGCTGGTCGGTAAGTTCGCAACCATGGTTGGCACCGACACTTCGTTCCGGGAGCCGACCACGTAGGGACGTTGCGTGTTTCTACAGCGCTTTTCGCGCAGTTGGTTGCTGAATAGGGGTGCCGGTTGAGGCGTGCCTATCGGAGGGGACATGAGGGCTGCTTTACCGCTGCGGCCCCTCAGTGCATCAGGTCGACTACTTCGTCTGTCGACAGCACAGCATGGGCGAAGAATCGGTAGTTGACGATCGCCGCCTGATAGCCGTCGCCCCAGACCGGGTGCCGGGGGCCAGCTGTTGCATCCCGGACCATGGCGACTTCAAATCCCTCCTCGATGAGGTGGCGCATATGGGACTCTACACACATGTTCGCCAGCATCCCGCCAAGGATAATTCCTTGAATTTTTCGCTTGCGTAGTTGCAGTACCAAGTCGTTGGTTTCCGGCCCGAATACTTTGTGTGGGCTGGCGACCACCGTTCTCCCGTCCTCGATGTAGGGTTTGAAGCGGTCCAGCCAGTCTGCCCCGGAGTTCCGGAATCCCGTCAGATCGAGCTGTCCCGCGCGTGCGAAGGTATGTGTCTCCAGTTCGTTCGCCTCCAGCGGGCCGTTCATTCGCCAACCGTTGTCGGTCGGGTAGAAATAATGGGGCGAGATAAAGACCTCATATCCGGCCCCCTTCGCCGCCTCGAAAATTCTCGCCATATTCTCGACGGTCCTGTTTTCTGTGACGCTCGCCCCCACAGCTTCCCAGTTCGCTCCGTCCTCGCTCAGCACGTCGTTTTGTGGATCGATGAACACAACCGCCGTGTAGGTCTTATCGAATTCCACTTTCTGCTCCTCATGCGATAACAGGCCACTGGTCTGATGGGCATTCGGTGCAGCGGATGCCCTTCCGGAGCGCATGCCGGTCCGGTGGCTGGTGATTTCTTCTATGCACGCCTTGAAGCGCCTGTCCCGAAGAGGCGCGGCGCTGCTTCGATCCTCGGCCTTCTGTCCACTTTGCCCCATCACGGGACCTTCTGCAGCGGTTCGTCGCTTTGGTCGAAGCAGCCATCCCGACGCGTGAACGGCCGCAGGGAAGGGGGAGATGAGATCTAATGCTCCAGCCAGACTGCTGGGCTGAGCTCTTTTCCTTTGGTAGTGGCGGTAGCGGTGGGCTTCGGCTTGGTGGCGTCTGCGCCGGGGGACCATTTTGGGGCGCGGAGAGGTCCGTCATGGCGTGAGGAGCGCCTGGCCTCTGCCACGGTCATCGGAGCGAGGACTGATCCGTCTCTGCCGCACCCCTGCGTTACGGGGTGCCCGGGCGGAAAGCGCGGCCAGGATGGCGCGAACGAGCTCTCCGTCTTCGCAGAGCCGCTGCCAGGCTTCGCCCGGTGCTTCACCGATGCCCGCTGGTCGCTCCGCCGGATTGCGCTCAAGGACATATGTGTTGCAACTCGGGCGCGGCGATCATGTAGCCGACGCCGAGTTGCTCAAGCGGGCGGCCGATGGCGCGTCACCAGCGCTCGAGCGGCTTCTTGACCGATCGGTCCAAATCTGTTCTACTCGATAGCGATGCTGCGGGGCCCTGGGCGTCGTACCCAGGGGGTTGTCCGCCCGCCGTGCAGAGGCGGTCGACGTCACGACTGGCGCTCCGCGCCGCCTGCGCTTCCTTCAAAAACCCCCGCCATGAGAGGTGCCCTGACCATGACCACACGTGAGGTCGTCGAGAAGTTCCTCGGGCTGCTTGCTGCCGGAGACCCTGACGCCGTCGCTGAGCTCTTCGCAGACGAGATCGACTGGTACGTGCCCGGGTCCCCGCAACTGCCCTGGACCGGCCGCCGCACGACGTCCGCCGAGGTCGCCGACTATCTCCGAGTACTGGGCGAGAACATCGTCCCGGAGAAGAACGTCGACCATGTCGAGGCGCTCGTCGTCGATGGTGACCGCGCCGTCCTCCTCGGAGAGTTCTCACGGGTGGCAAGGAGTACCGGCCGCTCCTACCAGATGCCGGTCGCCCTGCACTTCCAGGTCACCGATGGCGAGATCACCAAGCTGTACCTTTACGAAGACACCCTGAAGGTTGCTCAGGCATACGCAGAGTGACGGTCTCACCTTCGCGTCACCTCCACCGAGGCCGAGAAGGGGCCGTTGTGCCCCAGCCGCCGGTGGCAGGCGGCTGACTCAGCGCCCGTCCGCCGCGCCGAGGCCCCGAGCGCACACCTCTCCAGGGAACCGCGATGCCTCCTGCGATCGACGTACGCCGTGCCTCTTCCCGCAGCCTCGCCCGTACTCGCCGGCCTACGGTCCTGGAACTGCTTCTCGTCGCCAAGGACGCGCTCTCATTGGAAGGCTCCGGCGCGCTGACCGAAGGAGATGCGGCGCGCATCACGGCTGCCGAGGGCCAGCGCAGCACCGCAGGCGCTGAAGGTGCGGAGGTACTCATGTGGGAGATGGACGCGACGGTGGTTCTCCGGTGAGCCCTCAGTCTCCTTTCAGTCACAGTCCTGTGTAGCTACATCCAGAGGAAATGAGCAATTCACGTGAATGCCCGCAGCCTACTCCTTGCCTACACCGCCAATATCTCGGACCCCGATTTCATTGCGTCCCTCTTCGCCGAGGACGGCGCCATTGAACTGCCATA
Coding sequences within:
- a CDS encoding cysteine hydrolase, with the protein product MGQSGQKAEDRSSAAPLRDRRFKACIEEITSHRTGMRSGRASAAPNAHQTSGLLSHEEQKVEFDKTYTAVVFIDPQNDVLSEDGANWEAVGASVTENRTVENMARIFEAAKGAGYEVFISPHYFYPTDNGWRMNGPLEANELETHTFARAGQLDLTGFRNSGADWLDRFKPYIEDGRTVVASPHKVFGPETNDLVLQLRKRKIQGIILGGMLANMCVESHMRHLIEEGFEVAMVRDATAGPRHPVWGDGYQAAIVNYRFFAHAVLSTDEVVDLMH
- a CDS encoding nuclear transport factor 2 family protein — protein: MTTREVVEKFLGLLAAGDPDAVAELFADEIDWYVPGSPQLPWTGRRTTSAEVADYLRVLGENIVPEKNVDHVEALVVDGDRAVLLGEFSRVARSTGRSYQMPVALHFQVTDGEITKLYLYEDTLKVAQAYAE